In Streptomyces alboniger, the following are encoded in one genomic region:
- the holA gene encoding DNA polymerase III subunit delta, producing the protein MARKTAHDDPLAPLTLAVGQEDLLLDRAVQEVVAAARASDADTDVRDLTPDQLQPGTLAELTSPSLFAERKVVIVRNAQDLPADTVKDVKGYLGAPVEEITLVLLHAGGAKGKGLLDAARKAGAREVACPKMTKPADRLAFVRSEFRVLGRSATPEACQALVDSIGSDLRELASAVSQLVADVEGTIDEAVVGRYYTGRAEASSFTVADRAVEGRAAEALEALRWSLSTGVAPVMITSALAQGVRAIGKLSSARGGRPADLARELGMPPWKIDRVRQQMRGWTPDGVASAIAAVAAADAGVKGGGDDPEYALEKAVVAVARAARSGRR; encoded by the coding sequence ATGGCCAGGAAGACAGCTCACGACGATCCGCTCGCTCCCCTCACGCTCGCCGTGGGGCAGGAGGACCTGCTCCTCGACCGTGCCGTCCAGGAGGTGGTGGCGGCCGCCCGTGCCTCCGACGCGGACACGGACGTGCGCGACCTCACCCCCGACCAGTTGCAGCCCGGCACGCTCGCCGAGCTGACCAGCCCCTCGCTCTTCGCCGAGCGCAAGGTCGTCATCGTGCGGAACGCGCAGGATCTGCCCGCCGACACGGTCAAGGACGTGAAGGGGTATCTCGGGGCGCCCGTCGAGGAGATCACCCTCGTCCTGCTGCACGCGGGCGGCGCCAAGGGCAAGGGCCTGCTCGACGCCGCGCGCAAAGCGGGCGCGCGCGAGGTCGCCTGTCCCAAGATGACCAAGCCCGCGGACCGGCTCGCGTTCGTGCGGAGCGAGTTCCGGGTGCTGGGGCGTTCGGCGACCCCCGAGGCGTGCCAGGCCCTGGTCGACTCGATCGGCAGCGATCTGCGTGAGCTGGCCTCCGCGGTGTCGCAGCTGGTGGCGGACGTGGAGGGCACGATCGACGAGGCCGTCGTCGGGCGGTACTACACGGGCCGGGCCGAGGCCTCCAGCTTCACGGTCGCCGACCGGGCGGTGGAGGGGCGGGCCGCCGAGGCGCTCGAAGCGTTGCGCTGGTCGCTGTCGACAGGGGTCGCCCCCGTCATGATCACCAGTGCCCTCGCGCAGGGCGTGCGCGCCATTGGCAAGCTCTCCTCCGCGCGGGGTGGGCGTCCGGCCGATCTCGCTCGGGAGCTGGGTATGCCGCCCTGGAAGATCGACCGGGTGCGTCAGCAGATGCGGGGGTGGACCCCGGATGGGGTGGCCTCGGCGATTGCCGCTGTCGCTGCGGCCGATGCGGGGGTCAAGGGCGGGGGCGACGACCCCGAGTACGCCTTGGAGAAGGCGGTCGTCGCCGTTGCGCGGGCGGCTCGGTCCGGACGCCGCTGA
- a CDS encoding ComEA family DNA-binding protein, translated as MTSLRSPSRTASATSGPGRAPASDGRAQRRHARRVRRGHASAEAVRLRAERLFAEPQTPPPSPRLDVAAADVPLLPGSKGGGGGGARPAPPPVPGWARREETWEGAAGEAPEEAEAASKGVARAGPSRRERVGLAVRERLPVWLQSRCGLERRGVVALVVVLAVAVVFAAQHFWAGRTRPVEAPDVVRSAGTASEHGARPVPSPGTPAEAGRTPAGGSGAAGAVTGAGGGAIVVDVSGKVRRPGVHRLPAGSRVADALRAAGGARPGADMGGLNRARFLMDGEQVVVGEPAAATGPGGAGAAAGSGPVGAGPGAAATGPVGLNTATAEQLDELPGVGPVLAQHIIDYRTEHGGFRSVEELREVNGIGDRRFADLQDLVRP; from the coding sequence ATGACCTCACTTCGATCACCTTCTCGCACAGCTTCCGCGACGAGCGGCCCTGGTCGCGCCCCCGCGTCCGACGGCCGGGCGCAGCGCCGTCACGCCCGCCGGGTCCGGCGCGGCCATGCCTCGGCGGAGGCGGTGCGGTTGCGAGCGGAGAGACTCTTCGCCGAGCCACAAACCCCGCCTCCCTCGCCGCGGTTGGACGTGGCGGCCGCGGATGTGCCGCTGTTGCCGGGAAGCAAGGGAGGGGGCGGCGGTGGGGCGCGTCCGGCTCCGCCGCCCGTGCCGGGATGGGCCCGGCGGGAGGAGACCTGGGAAGGGGCTGCCGGGGAGGCCCCGGAGGAGGCGGAGGCCGCCTCGAAGGGGGTGGCGCGGGCCGGACCTTCGCGGCGGGAGCGGGTGGGCCTTGCCGTACGGGAGCGGTTGCCCGTGTGGCTCCAGTCGCGGTGCGGGCTCGAACGGCGGGGCGTGGTCGCGCTCGTCGTGGTTCTCGCCGTCGCCGTGGTCTTCGCCGCGCAGCACTTCTGGGCGGGGCGGACGCGGCCCGTCGAGGCGCCGGACGTCGTGCGCTCGGCGGGCACGGCCTCCGAACACGGGGCGCGACCGGTTCCCTCGCCGGGGACCCCGGCCGAGGCGGGGCGCACACCAGCGGGCGGGAGCGGTGCGGCCGGTGCGGTGACCGGTGCGGGTGGTGGCGCGATCGTCGTCGACGTCAGCGGGAAGGTCCGCCGTCCCGGCGTGCACCGGCTCCCCGCCGGGTCCCGGGTGGCCGACGCGCTGCGGGCCGCGGGCGGGGCCAGGCCCGGTGCGGACATGGGCGGCCTCAACCGCGCGCGGTTCCTGATGGACGGTGAGCAGGTGGTGGTCGGAGAGCCGGCCGCGGCCACCGGTCCGGGCGGAGCCGGTGCCGCGGCGGGGTCGGGTCCGGTGGGAGCCGGGCCGGGGGCGGCCGCCACGGGTCCCGTGGGGCTGAACACGGCGACCGCGGAGCAGCTCGACGAACTGCCAGGGGTCGGTCCCGTGTTGGCGCAGCACATCATCGACTACCGCACTGAGCACGGCGGTTTCCGCTCCGTCGAAGAGCTCCGAGAGGTCAACGGCATCGGCGACCGACGCTTCGCCGATCTCCAGGATCTCGTACGGCCATGA
- a CDS encoding ComEC/Rec2 family competence protein, with amino-acid sequence MTPRSRAGGARAAVHVSSGHRLGAAHPRQEGPVDLRLVPPALAAWVTAALMLDAPPRWAVVTVAACVAVAGALLVTWTAGIGAGPAPPGGTPGGRRGWSPRGRGAGRRCARGRLSVAATLLCAAASAGSTALHGADLHRGPIPALASEFAEVEAELEVTSDPRRVRPRVASAHAMPPTVVLDADVVRVTEADGTVAVTRTPVLVVVRGEASGPARPPYLPGGRGAGVRAPGGRPAGASRPGDPWLTLLPSTRLRAQGRLAPPLPEGDRAAAVFRVSGERPPRVVGAPSGAQRLAGELRGGLREATEGLPADARALLPGLVVGDTSRVPTELEQAFKDTDLTHLLAVSGANLTIVLVLLIGPPGTAQRVERRGLAPKMGIPLRTTALLGGLLTLGFVIVCRPDPSVLRAAACGLIALLAIATGRRRSLIPALAAAVLLLVLYDPWLARRYGFLLSVLATGALLTLAPRWSAALRRRGMPPRCADALAAAAAAQAVCAPVVAVLAARVSLVAVPCNLLAEFAVAPATVLGFAALASAPVAMPVAEALAWGASWPTEWIAEIARTGAALPGSGIDWPGGWHGGLLLALATVVLVLAGRGLARRPWLAGACALLLLLAIVQPPPLTRVIAGWPPQGWRMVMCDVGQGDATVLAAGEDTGVVVDAGPDPVAADRCLRSLGITRVPLVLLTHFHADHVAGLPGVLRGREVGVIQTTGFQEPPEQAEFVREQAAAERVPVTRAVAGERRRAGPLDWQVLWPPAGPAPPPEGPNDASVTLLVRTAGVSLLLLGDLEPPGQRALLRSPAAASLASVDVLKVAHHGSAHQDPELLRRAAPRLALISCGADNSYGHPAPVTVAALRAGGAQVLRTDVDGSVAVVASGARASPRLEAATRPPP; translated from the coding sequence ATGACGCCGCGATCTCGGGCCGGGGGCGCGCGTGCGGCGGTCCACGTCTCGTCGGGCCACCGCCTCGGCGCCGCGCACCCCCGGCAGGAGGGGCCGGTCGATCTCCGCCTGGTGCCACCCGCGTTGGCGGCGTGGGTGACGGCCGCGCTCATGCTGGACGCGCCGCCACGGTGGGCGGTCGTCACGGTGGCGGCCTGTGTGGCGGTGGCGGGCGCGTTGCTGGTCACGTGGACGGCTGGGATCGGGGCCGGCCCCGCGCCCCCGGGCGGGACCCCGGGTGGGCGGCGGGGGTGGTCGCCGCGAGGGCGGGGCGCCGGTCGGCGGTGTGCCCGGGGGCGGTTGTCGGTGGCCGCGACCCTGCTCTGTGCCGCCGCCTCCGCGGGCTCCACGGCGTTGCACGGGGCGGATCTGCACCGTGGCCCGATCCCCGCCCTGGCGAGCGAATTCGCCGAGGTGGAGGCGGAGCTGGAGGTCACGTCCGACCCTCGGCGCGTCCGGCCCCGCGTCGCGAGCGCCCACGCGATGCCGCCCACTGTCGTTCTGGACGCCGACGTTGTCCGTGTCACGGAGGCGGACGGCACGGTGGCTGTGACACGGACACCGGTGCTTGTCGTGGTGCGGGGTGAGGCCTCGGGGCCCGCGAGGCCTCCGTACCTGCCGGGTGGCCGGGGTGCGGGAGTGAGGGCGCCGGGCGGCCGGCCGGCGGGCGCCAGTCGTCCCGGCGACCCCTGGCTCACGCTGCTGCCCTCCACGCGGCTACGGGCGCAAGGGAGGTTGGCGCCGCCGTTGCCGGAGGGGGACAGGGCCGCGGCGGTGTTCAGGGTGTCGGGAGAGCGGCCGCCGCGGGTGGTCGGGGCGCCGTCCGGGGCACAGCGGCTCGCCGGGGAGTTGCGGGGCGGGCTGCGCGAGGCCACGGAAGGCCTGCCGGCCGACGCCCGCGCGCTGCTGCCGGGGCTGGTGGTCGGGGACACCTCACGGGTGCCCACCGAGCTTGAGCAGGCGTTCAAGGACACCGACCTGACGCACTTGCTCGCCGTCAGCGGTGCGAATCTCACGATCGTCCTCGTGCTGCTCATCGGGCCGCCCGGCACGGCCCAGCGGGTCGAACGACGGGGCCTCGCACCGAAGATGGGCATCCCACTGCGCACGACCGCGCTGCTGGGCGGGCTGCTCACCCTCGGCTTCGTCATCGTCTGCCGACCGGACCCGAGCGTGCTGAGGGCGGCGGCCTGTGGGCTGATCGCACTCCTCGCCATCGCCACCGGCAGACGCAGATCGCTGATCCCGGCGCTGGCCGCCGCTGTGCTGCTGCTCGTCCTGTACGACCCTTGGCTGGCCCGTCGCTACGGCTTCTTGCTCTCCGTACTCGCCACCGGAGCCCTGCTCACCCTGGCGCCACGCTGGAGTGCGGCGCTACGCCGACGCGGGATGCCACCGCGGTGCGCCGACGCGCTGGCCGCCGCGGCCGCGGCGCAGGCGGTGTGCGCGCCCGTCGTCGCCGTCCTCGCCGCCCGGGTGAGTCTGGTAGCGGTGCCGTGCAATCTGCTCGCGGAGTTCGCGGTCGCGCCCGCCACCGTGCTCGGCTTCGCCGCGCTGGCCTCGGCGCCGGTGGCGATGCCGGTCGCCGAGGCGCTGGCGTGGGGCGCGAGTTGGCCCACCGAGTGGATCGCGGAGATCGCCCGCACCGGCGCGGCGCTGCCCGGCAGCGGCATCGACTGGCCGGGCGGTTGGCACGGCGGCCTGCTGCTCGCGCTCGCCACGGTGGTGCTCGTCCTGGCGGGCCGGGGACTCGCCCGGCGTCCGTGGCTCGCCGGGGCCTGCGCCCTGCTCCTCCTCCTGGCGATCGTCCAGCCGCCTCCCCTCACCCGGGTGATCGCGGGCTGGCCGCCGCAGGGGTGGCGCATGGTGATGTGCGACGTGGGCCAGGGTGACGCCACGGTGCTGGCGGCGGGGGAGGACACGGGGGTGGTTGTCGACGCGGGGCCCGACCCGGTGGCGGCCGATCGGTGCCTTCGCTCGCTCGGCATCACCCGGGTGCCGCTGGTGCTGCTCACGCACTTCCACGCCGACCACGTCGCGGGGCTGCCGGGAGTGCTGCGGGGGCGTGAGGTGGGGGTGATCCAGACGACGGGATTCCAGGAGCCGCCGGAGCAGGCGGAGTTCGTGAGGGAGCAGGCGGCCGCCGAGAGGGTTCCGGTGACCCGGGCCGTGGCGGGCGAGCGGCGGCGCGCGGGACCCTTGGACTGGCAGGTCCTCTGGCCCCCGGCGGGCCCGGCGCCGCCCCCCGAGGGGCCGAACGACGCGAGCGTGACGCTGCTCGTGCGCACCGCGGGAGTGAGTCTGCTGCTCCTCGGGGACCTGGAGCCGCCCGGCCAGCGTGCCCTGCTGCGCAGCCCGGCCGCCGCGTCGCTCGCCTCCGTGGACGTCCTCAAAGTGGCCCATCACGGTTCGGCCCACCAGGATCCGGAGCTCCTGCGCAGGGCGGCGCCGAGGCTGGCGCTGATCTCCTGCGGCGCGGACAACTCGTACGGCCACCCCGCGCCCGTCACGGTCGCGGCCCTGCGGGCGGGCGGGGCCCAGGTGCTGCGCACGGACGTGGACGGCTCGGTCGCGGTGGTGGCTTCCGGCGCGCGGGCGTCGCCCCGGCTGGAAGCGGCCACGCGGCCGCCGCCCTAG
- a CDS encoding DegV family protein, whose product MSRHVAIVTDSTAYLPQRTMERHGITAVPLTVVLGDQALEEGTEISARSLALALQKRKPVTTSRPSPEVFAETYRKVAEAGATAIVSLHLSAEFSGTYDAAVLAAKDAPVPVRVVDTGMVAMALGFCAVAAAEAAEAGDPVEEVVAAAEKRAAGTSAYFYVDTLDYLRRGGRIGAAQALLGSALAVKPLLKLDGGRIDMLEKVRTASKAIARLEEIVVERAGTGRVDIAVHHLAAPDRASDLADRLRERLPGLGELHVSEVGAVIGAHTGPGLLGAVVSPR is encoded by the coding sequence ATGTCCCGCCATGTCGCGATCGTCACGGATTCCACGGCCTATCTGCCGCAGCGGACGATGGAGCGGCACGGCATCACCGCGGTGCCCCTGACCGTGGTCCTGGGAGACCAGGCGCTGGAGGAGGGCACCGAGATCTCGGCGCGCTCCCTCGCCCTGGCGTTGCAGAAGCGCAAGCCGGTGACGACGTCCCGGCCCAGCCCCGAGGTCTTCGCCGAGACGTACAGGAAGGTGGCCGAGGCGGGAGCCACGGCCATCGTCTCGCTGCATCTGTCCGCCGAGTTCTCCGGTACCTACGACGCTGCGGTACTCGCCGCGAAGGACGCTCCGGTGCCGGTGCGGGTAGTGGACACCGGCATGGTCGCGATGGCCCTCGGCTTCTGTGCCGTCGCGGCCGCGGAGGCGGCCGAGGCGGGCGATCCGGTGGAGGAGGTGGTGGCGGCCGCCGAGAAGCGCGCCGCGGGAACGTCCGCGTACTTCTACGTCGACACCCTCGACTATCTGCGCAGGGGCGGCCGTATCGGCGCCGCGCAGGCGCTGCTGGGCTCCGCGCTCGCCGTGAAGCCCCTCTTGAAGCTGGACGGCGGCCGTATCGACATGCTGGAGAAGGTGCGGACGGCGTCGAAGGCGATCGCCCGGCTGGAGGAGATCGTCGTCGAACGTGCCGGTACGGGCCGGGTCGACATCGCGGTGCATCATCTGGCGGCACCGGACCGGGCGTCGGACCTTGCCGACCGCCTGCGCGAGCGGCTGCCGGGTCTCGGGGAACTGCACGTCAGTGAGGTGGGCGCGGTGATCGGGGCGCACACCGGGCCGGGGCTGCTGGGGGCCGTGGTCTCGCCTCGGTGA
- a CDS encoding YceI family protein, with protein MIGRWLGNRTNRVGRTGPMSAFTVPPNAGVLSCRVLDPVNEPVRNAEFAVSDAMGRKVVGGGTDPYGSFVTTVPAGDYRLMVSAEGFTPYRASATVGEEAHASLGDVTLQVAQPPALPEPGDWEVDPLHSSVGFTARHIGLARIHGRFNSFAGAIRMGERMEDSAMHVVIDAASIDTGVQMRDDHLRSGDFLDVGRFPTMEFYSDRFVHKGGSRWAISGGLTLHGVTRTVTLDTEYLGVGQGLEGETRVACRATTELHRDDFTITWQTMLARGIAAVGHSITIDLDIQVIPKA; from the coding sequence GTGATCGGCCGTTGGCTGGGAAACCGTACGAATCGGGTGGGACGGACGGGACCCATGTCGGCGTTCACGGTTCCGCCGAACGCGGGGGTGCTCAGCTGCCGGGTGCTCGACCCCGTCAACGAGCCCGTGCGGAACGCGGAATTCGCCGTCAGTGACGCGATGGGCCGCAAGGTGGTCGGTGGCGGGACGGATCCCTACGGGTCGTTCGTCACCACCGTTCCGGCGGGGGACTACCGGCTCATGGTCTCGGCGGAAGGGTTCACTCCGTACCGGGCGAGTGCCACGGTCGGCGAGGAGGCTCATGCCTCGCTCGGCGATGTGACGCTCCAGGTCGCCCAGCCCCCGGCGCTTCCCGAGCCCGGCGACTGGGAGGTCGACCCCCTGCACTCCTCCGTCGGCTTCACCGCCAGACACATCGGTCTCGCCCGGATCCACGGCCGGTTCAACAGCTTCGCGGGCGCCATCCGGATGGGGGAGCGCATGGAGGACTCCGCGATGCACGTCGTCATCGACGCGGCCTCCATCGACACGGGGGTGCAGATGCGCGACGACCATCTGCGCTCCGGTGACTTCCTCGACGTGGGGCGGTTCCCGACGATGGAGTTCTACAGCGACCGTTTCGTGCACAAGGGCGGCAGCCGTTGGGCCATATCCGGCGGTCTGACGCTGCACGGCGTGACGCGCACGGTCACTTTGGACACCGAGTATCTCGGGGTCGGTCAGGGGCTGGAGGGCGAGACCCGCGTGGCCTGCCGCGCCACCACCGAACTGCACCGCGACGACTTCACGATCACCTGGCAGACGATGCTGGCGCGCGGTATCGCCGCTGTCGGGCACAGCATCACGATCGACCTCGACATCCAGGTCATCCCCAAGGCCTAG
- the rpsT gene encoding 30S ribosomal protein S20: MANIKSQIKRIKTNEKARQRNKAVKSSLKTAIRKAREAVAAGDAQKAAELTREATRQLDKAVSKGVIHKNQAANKKSALATKAATLKG; this comes from the coding sequence GTGGCGAACATCAAGTCCCAGATCAAGCGGATCAAGACCAACGAGAAGGCGCGTCAGCGCAACAAGGCGGTCAAGTCTTCCCTGAAGACCGCGATCCGCAAGGCCCGCGAGGCCGTTGCCGCCGGTGACGCCCAGAAGGCCGCCGAGCTCACGCGTGAGGCCACGCGCCAGCTCGACAAGGCCGTCTCCAAGGGTGTCATCCACAAGAACCAGGCCGCCAACAAGAAGTCGGCGCTTGCGACGAAGGCCGCGACCCTCAAGGGCTGA
- a CDS encoding polysaccharide deacetylase family protein: MDSTRRAVLAGLLAAGLVPGAAGGAAAVGPRPPASLLGGEIRRLPTSRKVLALTFNAAWDESGVDTVLAELRCRRLAATFFPTGQFARAHPRAVRAMGAEHGLGNHSYSHPYFDDLSTGQREREVRRADMAIRAAAGTEPLPFFRFPYSSTTAKSVADVNRLGYAAIEFTTDTNGYLGPGRGMTVERVVERAVDAFGPGAIIQMHVGSSTGDGIVLDAQALPRILDAVRAEGYGVVDLREFLVSEESEGAARIGA, encoded by the coding sequence ATGGACTCAACGCGACGGGCTGTTCTGGCCGGGCTGTTGGCCGCGGGGCTTGTGCCCGGCGCGGCAGGAGGGGCCGCAGCGGTGGGGCCCCGGCCTCCCGCCTCGCTGTTGGGGGGTGAGATCCGTCGTCTGCCCACCTCGCGCAAGGTGCTGGCGCTCACGTTCAACGCCGCGTGGGACGAGAGCGGTGTTGACACTGTCCTGGCCGAGCTACGGTGCCGACGGCTCGCGGCGACATTCTTCCCGACCGGCCAGTTCGCCAGGGCGCATCCCAGGGCTGTGCGGGCCATGGGCGCTGAGCACGGGCTGGGCAACCACTCCTACAGCCACCCGTACTTCGACGACTTGAGCACCGGGCAACGAGAGCGGGAGGTGCGGCGTGCCGACATGGCGATCAGGGCCGCGGCCGGGACCGAGCCGCTTCCGTTCTTCCGCTTTCCCTACAGCTCCACCACGGCGAAGTCGGTCGCCGACGTCAACAGGCTTGGCTACGCGGCAATCGAGTTCACCACCGACACCAACGGCTACCTCGGTCCGGGGCGCGGCATGACCGTGGAACGCGTCGTCGAGCGGGCCGTCGATGCGTTCGGGCCGGGCGCCATCATCCAGATGCACGTGGGCAGCAGCACCGGTGACGGGATCGTGCTCGATGCCCAGGCGCTGCCCCGGATCCTTGACGCAGTGCGGGCGGAGGGCTACGGCGTCGTAGACCTACGCGAATTCCTGGTTTCGGAAGAGAGCGAAGGGGCCGCTCGCATCGGCGCCTGA